The sequence below is a genomic window from Lolium perenne isolate Kyuss_39 chromosome 7, Kyuss_2.0, whole genome shotgun sequence.
GCGACAAAAGATCATCAAGCTGAATGCTCAGCGCCACGCCGAGGCGTTCGTCCGCAGCAAGCGAGGCTTGCTCAGAACGAGGTGTCTTGCCAATGGTTGGCATCGTTgaggggacagcgccgccggcaagcacctgCGATGCCAATCGCCATACTCCACTGAAAGATGCGCGAAGCAAGCTAGGGCAGAGAGGTGGGCACGGACGCAGGCGACAAAGGGGAAGAACGACAGCGAGGCAGGCCCATCGTGCGGCCCAACCGACGGCCAGTAGATTAGggttaagtttaagttttatttaagTTTAAATTCGAGTAACTTTTGTATGAATTTCATTTTTAAATgttattttaaatttaaatttctaTTGGGGCTGCCGTATGGGGTGCGCCAGTGTGGGAACAACATCCTCAAATAGAGGATGCTCTGCCGGCGCCTCCCATATGGTAGTGCGGGAgcccctgccggcgcctatttgggggacaccagtggagatgctctaacatagagacaatgcaacacatctctcttatactccttaaGAAAGGGAAAACTTCAAGCAATCTTGAACTAAGAATCAAGAGAGTATAACCTTAAATAATTTGACATAATGTTTGAatgtcaaatatgctaccttgaacaaaaaaGATTATCACACTGTCACATGATAATTAGAGCACATGTTTTCACTTTATCCTTAATGAGACGGCAAAAGAAAGGTAAATACCATAGTAGATCTTGAATTTGGTGTCACTATTTAATTACTACCAGCATGATACTACATCTAATGCACACGTCTCCCTGCACAGgctcttgcatacaagttggatcagaacaagtACGTAAGAACGGGGTATATGATATGTATctgtcaatacatcttacacataataggttccaatctcatatatcaatatcatagaataaaatCCACCACGTAGAAATTAAATATATGACCACAATCATGTTGGACAGGTTATATGATACTACATCtatgaagaaaaagagagaaacggatcaagctactgccacaaactcaTAGTCCAGAGGTGTACTATTCCCGcttcatcatggtgatgatggtggaaaaGTTGGAGAAGGTGGACATCCCTCCAACGGCGGCTCCagtggagtttccccctccaatcttcgttgATTCTCGCTCTATTACGGCGTCCATGTGTTTCCGCAGTGCTCTCCTCAAGGAAGCCTCTGAAGTTCTTTATATAGGGTTTTTAGGTCAGACGGATTCAGTGGGAGAACGAATCAAGCAAATCACATGGTCGAGGAGGGAAAGAGCCTAGGTGCCCACCCCCCGGCTGGGCGCACCACCAGGCCTCTTTTGGCCCTCATGGCCCATCTCGTGAGGTCCAAGTGCTCCAGATGCTTCTCTTGATGCTTCTCGTGAGGTCCAAGCACACGAGTAGAGCTGTTGCAATCAGTGAGCATGATCAAATGGATGTGGTGTGAGGCGCCTTTTATAGGCTTGAGCatactctagtatcatgacacatggaTGGATGACTCTTGTTTGAGTTAGATGAGTAAGATGCTTGGTTTTCATGCTCtcctccatagcaatcctttaagcatgaggtggcatagcttaggaTGCAAGCCATGTAGATACTTTTATCTTATGTAGCATGATCATTATCTTGTAGTTTTCTCTatgtttggatagccaagtggcattttgcACTAAATAATTTGTGGGTGATTTTATACCTGTGGATGATGCATTATATCATATGTGATTGTCTTCATATTATAATTGGGATCAAAATGTTAAAGATAAAGGttataccccaattttgaatggtcatatttgatttcaccaaggcatgattatttgagtttcaaaatactcatagttaattttattcaaatagtttgaactataatttgtaatgtaaacgaattttgttttatgacattccatacatttaataagttatgatttaaataagaatgtgtggcttttatgcatttTAGACCCAATGATTTACCATATTTGGTAATaattttagaagtgaattaaattacccGCAAAGGTAGTTGCTAGATTTTAAGTATTAAtaagttagagtttgattcataaataatatgtttttattttaatttaagtGCCATTTAATCTAACTCATAGATCAAATCACTTTTACCCAAAATAgaatttagcaaagatcacattaaggtttatagcgcttgacttgatgagatacttcaattccatcaagtcaATTGAAATttcagttactgtgacaagtTTTATCGAAAGTACGAAAATTTCCTGAATTTTGTATGCATGAATGCACACATATGTATTATCTctttttatagcctctaaacctaaGATGTTACACGCGGGCATCAAAATAGGAGGTCGTGCATGAGAACTTACTGAGCTCACCGATGAGGAATGCGGAACCAGAAGAGCATTGGCGACGATCCTCACTTGATGTAGAGCATGGCCTCAGCCATGGTATACGGAAGCCTCACATGTGCGTTGGCTTTCGCCTGCATCCAAAAGGCTAATGTGGCGGTCACCCTCACGGCTTGCTTGGCTGCCTGTTGCCTTTGCTTCAGCTTCAAATTGGCGTGCCAGTCCCGCCGCTTGGCGGCGTGGATAACCTTTTCGTCCGGCATCAGCAATTTCTTCGGCACCTTTGTCTTCTTATCGCTTTCGGTGGAGGTGGGTCTCTTTGAGCCCGCCATGGGGGCAATCTCGCCGATGGCAAGGGCGGTGACTCCAGTGGGTTCCTTGACTTGGGCGTCCATAGCTAGGTAGGTTTTTACCTCCATCCTAATACGATTTTTTGGAGTGGCGGGAGTGGAAGTGGCTTGTCACTGCTGGCGGGCTATGTAAGATGTAGGGGAGGACACGGGGTCGCAGTGTCGTATTTCAATTCCAAATTTTGCCGTATCTCCGTGAACATGCCTGTATCATTTTACGTCGGGTCAGTGCGCTGGGTGCGGAACTATTATTTCTTATTCGCGCTGATGCTAATGATCACGGGCTGATGGAAATGTCCTAATGTATATTTTCCCATCGGAACGAACCACCGGCGCGGCGTTTAGTATTGTCCATGgacgcaccagcaccaccaccacacaCTACAAGCGCCAGGAACGCCGACGGCAACCCACACGTGCTTGTCGTGCCGTACCCATCGCAGGGTCACCTGGTGCCGCTCCTCGACCTCGCGGCGCTGCTCGCCGCACGGGGCCTGGCATTCACCGTCGCCGTCACGGCAGGTAACGCGCCGCTCGTCGCGGCACGCCTGCCGTCCGTCGCCACGGTCGTGCTTCCCTTCCCTGCATCGCCCTTCCTCCCGGCCGGGTGCGCCGAGAACACCAAGGAGCTCCCGGCCCACCTCTTCCGGCCGTTCATGGCCTCCCTCGCTGCCCTCCGCGCGCCGCTGCTCTCGTGGTGCAAGGCTCAGCCACGCCGCGTCACGGCCGTCATCTCGGATCTCTTCACGGGGTGGACGCTCCCGCTCGCCGACGAGCTCGGCGTGCCGCACGTCACGTTCGCGCCTGCCAGTGTTCACTACCTCGCTACATCGCTCTCCCTCTGGCGCCGCATGCCCACGAGGCGCGACGACGACGACACCGTCGCCTTCCCGGACGTGCCAGGCTCGCCTAGTTCCCCCTGGCGCCACCTGTCTTTGCTGTTCAGGATGCACGtgggcggcgacgacgacgaggtgTCAGACACGATCCGCAAGATCTTCCTGTGGAACCTAGAGAGCTGTTGCTTCGTGGCGAACTAGGTGGCGGCGCTCGAGTCCGCGTACATGCGCGATCGGCTCCCGGACCTGGCGGGGAAGCGGGTGTTCGCGGTGGGGCCGCTGCTGGAGGCCGTGCGCTGCGGCGGCGGCCCGTCGCCACCGGCCAAGCTGGACGCGTGGCTGGATGCATTCGACGACGGCTCCGTCGTGTACGTCGCCTTCGGGACGCAGCAGGCTTTGTTGCCGGCGCAGGTGGCGTGCGTGGCTGACGCCTTGGCGCAAAGCTCGGCCGCGTTCGTCTGGGTGGTGACGAGCGGCACCGTCTTGCCGGAGGGGTTTGAGgcggccacggcctcgcgaggcgTGGTGATCCGTGGGTGGGCGCAGCAGGTGGAGATCCTGCGCCACCCAGCCGTGGGGTGGTTCCTCACGCACTGCGGCTGGAACTCGGTGCTCGAGGCGGCCGCGGC
It includes:
- the LOC127315218 gene encoding LOW QUALITY PROTEIN: UDP-glycosyltransferase 89B2 (The sequence of the model RefSeq protein was modified relative to this genomic sequence to represent the inferred CDS: substituted 1 base at 1 genomic stop codon), with the protein product MDAPAPPPHTTSARNADGNPHVLVVPYPSQGHLVPLLDLAALLAARGLAFTVAVTAGNAPLVAARLPSVATVVLPFPASPFLPAGCAENTKELPAHLFRPFMASLAALRAPLLSWCKAQPRRVTAVISDLFTGWTLPLADELGVPHVTFAPASVHYLATSLSLWRRMPTRRDDDDTVAFPDVPGSPSSPWRHLSLLFRMHVGGDDDEVSDTIRKIFLWNLESCCFVANXVAALESAYMRDRLPDLAGKRVFAVGPLLEAVRCGGGPSPPAKLDAWLDAFDDGSVVYVAFGTQQALLPAQVACVADALAQSSAAFVWVVTSGTVLPEGFEAATASRGVVIRGWAQQVEILRHPAVGWFLTHCGWNSVLEAAAAGVAMLTWPMTADQFTNAWLFALAGVTVPVAEGVDTVPDTGRMASTIAAAVGRDGESEAAGERAVELGRKVVAAVAEDGTSHSDLDDLVCMLNDVG